A portion of the Hyphomicrobiaceae bacterium genome contains these proteins:
- a CDS encoding HlyD family type I secretion periplasmic adaptor subunit → MSNKSNSLGMTREELEFLPAALEVLETPPRPAARLSALTICLFFLSAVLWAIFGRVDTVAVAQGQIVPKSRVKLIQPLETAIVRAIHVQDGQFVKAGDVLIELDPTDAASNYGALRADLTKAQLDAAVTEALDSNDPDGNFQPPKDAPSILVEASKAQLHGELEKLAAVLAMQSSDLEEQEASLATYQSQLRKAQSAEPLVEERLAGLEQLNAKNLVRKPDLFATRQQKIDNASEQESARSAIAQTQSRIESRQRKIEEARASFRADVLQRRADALRRIASLEQQLKKEEQRQKDRLLRAPVDGTVLGLAIFTVGGVVSTKDVLLRIVPAESELLLEATVLNQDIGFVEVGQAVEIKLETFPFTRYGLIDGEVREVWRDAIQDEKKGLVYKAEVSLKQKDIRVGDRWVPLSPGMAAQAEIRTGDRPVIQYFLSPLLRYRSEALRER, encoded by the coding sequence ATGTCCAACAAATCAAACTCGCTTGGCATGACACGCGAAGAATTGGAGTTCTTGCCTGCCGCATTAGAGGTCTTAGAAACGCCCCCACGACCGGCTGCAAGGCTGAGCGCATTGACAATCTGCCTGTTTTTCCTATCGGCAGTTCTTTGGGCTATATTTGGCCGTGTCGACACTGTCGCCGTCGCGCAAGGGCAGATCGTTCCTAAGTCTCGCGTCAAGTTGATCCAACCACTCGAAACAGCAATCGTTCGAGCTATCCACGTTCAGGACGGTCAGTTCGTCAAGGCGGGCGACGTCCTGATCGAACTCGACCCAACAGACGCAGCTTCCAACTACGGCGCCCTCCGTGCCGATCTCACCAAGGCTCAGTTGGATGCCGCGGTGACAGAAGCGCTCGACAGCAACGATCCAGACGGAAATTTTCAGCCCCCCAAAGATGCGCCCAGCATATTGGTCGAGGCCTCGAAGGCCCAGCTGCACGGCGAACTTGAAAAGCTAGCAGCAGTCCTAGCGATGCAATCATCCGACCTAGAGGAACAAGAAGCGTCGCTTGCAACCTACCAATCACAACTCAGAAAGGCTCAATCCGCAGAGCCACTCGTAGAAGAACGATTGGCAGGCCTTGAGCAGCTCAACGCAAAGAATTTGGTTCGCAAGCCCGACCTCTTTGCGACGCGCCAGCAAAAAATTGACAATGCATCGGAACAAGAATCCGCCCGATCAGCAATCGCCCAAACTCAGTCTCGCATAGAATCGAGACAGCGGAAGATCGAGGAGGCGCGTGCAAGTTTTAGAGCCGATGTTCTCCAAAGACGCGCGGATGCTCTCCGACGCATAGCTTCACTCGAACAACAATTGAAAAAGGAAGAACAAAGGCAAAAGGATCGTCTCCTGCGGGCACCGGTTGATGGAACCGTCCTTGGTTTGGCAATCTTCACGGTCGGCGGCGTCGTATCGACGAAAGACGTACTTCTTCGAATTGTCCCCGCTGAGAGCGAACTCCTTCTTGAAGCCACCGTTCTCAATCAGGACATCGGCTTCGTCGAGGTTGGGCAAGCCGTAGAGATAAAATTGGAAACATTTCCGTTTACGCGATACGGGCTTATCGACGGTGAGGTCAGGGAGGTTTGGAGGGACGCAATCCAGGACGAGAAGAAGGGGCTCGTCTACAAAGCTGAAGTTTCCCTTAAGCAAAAGGATATTCGAGTTGGAGATCGTTGGGTGCCATTGTCACCCGGCATGGCAGCACAGGCCGAGATTAGGACTGGAGACCGACCCGTTATTCAATATTTTTTGTCCCCACTTCTGCGCTATCGTAGCGAAGCGCTTCGCGAACGCTGA